A window from Fretibacterium sp. OH1220_COT-178 encodes these proteins:
- a CDS encoding energy-coupling factor transporter transmembrane component T family protein gives MRFDADGFNAEATATRLDVFDPRARVLCALALAVVLASLRSFPPLLCGSLIPLILLFRDEGGMLRSVLPRLNVVGVFVALLLMLTYPGERFWRVFSVEGLELALLVVFKLNVISILLIRMVVALGVERIENVLARFGLSEKLRVLLLLTTRCIFLLAERTETMVRAVHLRAPELRGTLMFKAFACMLGTTLLHSSDRAERTMLAIRCRGGLAGFSQCRPLCWSRIDTLLCLSFCLNIAVILWCCLLWRP, from the coding sequence ATGAGGTTCGACGCAGACGGATTTAACGCCGAAGCGACGGCCACGCGGCTCGACGTGTTCGATCCGCGCGCCCGTGTCCTGTGCGCCTTGGCCCTGGCTGTCGTTCTGGCCTCGCTTCGGTCGTTTCCGCCCCTGTTGTGCGGGTCCCTCATCCCCTTGATCCTGCTGTTCCGGGACGAGGGAGGGATGCTGAGGAGCGTCTTGCCGCGCCTGAACGTCGTCGGTGTTTTCGTCGCGCTGCTCCTGATGCTCACCTATCCCGGAGAACGGTTTTGGCGGGTCTTCTCGGTGGAGGGACTGGAGCTGGCCCTTCTGGTCGTCTTCAAACTCAACGTGATCTCGATTCTGCTGATTCGGATGGTCGTGGCGCTCGGCGTGGAACGGATCGAAAACGTCCTGGCCCGCTTCGGCCTCTCCGAGAAGCTTCGGGTGCTCCTGCTGCTCACCACGCGCTGCATCTTCCTTCTTGCGGAACGTACGGAGACGATGGTGAGGGCCGTGCATCTGCGCGCTCCCGAGCTCAGAGGAACCTTGATGTTCAAAGCTTTTGCCTGCATGTTGGGCACGACGTTGCTGCACAGTTCGGACCGTGCCGAGCGTACGATGCTGGCCATCCGCTGCCGGGGCGGGCTGGCGGGGTTTTCCCAGTGCCGTCCCCTGTGCTGGAGCAGGATCGATACCCTGCTTTGCCTGTCTTTCTGCCTGAACATCGCGGTGATCCTGTGGTGTTGCCTGTTATGGAGGCCATGA
- the der gene encoding ribosome biogenesis GTPase Der: MPIVAIVGRPNVGKSSLFNRIIGRREAIVDDTPGVTRDRLYGEAEWRGRSFYVVDTGGILGEESAFSAGIEAHVKEAIEECDALLMVIDGHAGVTPADEGVAHLLRRSRKPVVVAVNKMDDLKHEVHVTDAYALGFEHVVGVSALHKRNLEDLLDELLALLPEEAETDGDEDGIRLSIVGRPNVGKSSLLNRLVGSERSLVSPVAGTTRDPVDTSVELDGRRFRLIDTAGLRKRGRMDSSLEYYSFVRTLAAVDRSDVALLLMDAATPCTDSDKKIAAHVVEKGKGLILVLNKWDLLSGRDRPGDTMTKRIREDMPFLTWAPILFTSALNGRGVQKIAQTAVNVFENRRRRIPTNALNRLMRDVLAFDRLPSSKRGKALKIYYCLQSGVEPPTFVFFVNDPGIVDTSFENHVRKELRALEDYTGSPLRIFWRGKDHEK, from the coding sequence ATGCCCATCGTCGCCATTGTGGGCCGGCCCAACGTCGGCAAATCATCGCTCTTCAACCGGATCATCGGACGCCGGGAGGCCATCGTCGACGACACGCCCGGCGTTACCCGCGACCGTCTTTACGGCGAGGCGGAGTGGCGCGGCCGGTCCTTTTACGTCGTGGACACGGGCGGCATTCTGGGCGAGGAAAGTGCGTTCAGCGCAGGGATCGAGGCCCACGTCAAGGAGGCCATCGAGGAGTGCGACGCGCTTTTGATGGTCATCGACGGGCACGCCGGCGTGACCCCGGCGGACGAGGGGGTGGCCCACCTCCTGCGCCGCAGCCGAAAACCCGTTGTGGTCGCCGTCAACAAGATGGACGACCTCAAGCATGAGGTGCACGTGACGGACGCCTACGCCCTGGGGTTCGAGCACGTGGTGGGGGTGAGCGCCCTCCACAAACGGAACCTGGAGGACCTGCTGGACGAGCTGCTCGCTCTTTTGCCCGAGGAGGCGGAGACGGATGGGGACGAGGACGGGATTCGCCTCTCCATCGTCGGGCGCCCCAACGTGGGCAAGTCCAGCCTGCTGAACCGCCTGGTCGGCTCCGAGCGCTCGCTGGTGAGCCCCGTGGCCGGCACGACCCGCGATCCGGTCGACACCTCGGTGGAGCTGGACGGACGGCGCTTCCGCCTGATCGACACGGCCGGCCTGCGCAAGAGAGGCCGGATGGACAGCAGCCTGGAGTACTACTCTTTCGTGCGGACCCTGGCGGCGGTGGACCGTTCCGATGTTGCCTTGTTGCTGATGGATGCCGCAACCCCCTGCACGGATTCGGACAAGAAGATCGCCGCGCACGTGGTCGAGAAGGGCAAGGGGCTGATCCTGGTCCTGAACAAGTGGGACCTCCTGTCCGGCAGGGACCGGCCCGGCGACACCATGACGAAACGGATACGGGAGGATATGCCCTTCCTGACCTGGGCCCCGATCCTTTTTACCTCCGCCCTGAACGGCCGGGGCGTCCAGAAGATCGCCCAAACAGCCGTAAACGTCTTCGAAAACCGCAGACGCCGTATCCCGACAAACGCGTTGAATCGCCTGATGCGGGACGTTCTGGCCTTCGATCGCCTGCCCTCCAGCAAGAGGGGGAAGGCCCTCAAGATCTACTATTGCCTTCAGTCCGGAGTGGAACCGCCCACATTCGTCTTCTTCGTCAACGACCCCGGCATCGTCGACACGTCCTTCGAGAATCACGTCCGAAAGGAACTCCGTGCTCTGGAGGACTACACCGGCTCCCCGCTGCGGATCTTCTGGCGCGGCAAGGACCACGAAAAATGA
- the cbiM gene encoding cobalt transporter CbiM, whose translation MHISEGILSTQALAAGWAIAGIGTGIGLKKLDSDKIVRVAFFSSVFFLASLINVRIGPSSTHLSLIAPMGLILGWSAFPAVMTALVLQAFLFHFGGILVLGANTVDIALPALAVYLLFAVPIRRSSARTAFVLAFIAGALAVLLCALGVGTFLGMTNENFMGIAKTVFVAHLPLALIEGAITAFMVAYMKRSAPELLMGVER comes from the coding sequence ATGCATATCAGCGAGGGCATCCTCTCGACTCAGGCGCTGGCCGCCGGCTGGGCGATTGCGGGGATCGGCACCGGGATCGGTCTGAAGAAGCTCGATTCCGATAAGATTGTGCGCGTGGCTTTTTTCTCGTCGGTATTCTTCCTGGCCTCTCTGATCAACGTTCGGATCGGTCCCAGCTCGACCCATCTCTCCCTCATCGCGCCAATGGGACTGATATTGGGATGGTCCGCCTTTCCCGCGGTGATGACCGCCCTTGTACTTCAGGCCTTTCTGTTCCACTTCGGAGGGATTCTGGTGCTGGGGGCGAATACGGTGGACATTGCCCTTCCTGCGCTCGCGGTCTACCTTCTCTTCGCCGTTCCGATCCGAAGGAGCAGCGCCAGGACCGCTTTTGTCCTCGCGTTCATAGCCGGTGCCCTGGCCGTCCTGCTCTGTGCCCTGGGAGTGGGGACCTTTCTTGGAATGACGAACGAGAACTTTATGGGTATCGCCAAGACGGTGTTCGTCGCCCATCTTCCCTTGGCCCTGATCGAGGGGGCCATCACGGCGTTCATGGTCGCCTACATGAAGCGCTCGGCCCCTGAGCTCCTGATGGGCGTGGAACGTTAG
- a CDS encoding energy-coupling factor ABC transporter ATP-binding protein, with amino-acid sequence MRPLNDETKGPDFPGGCPLEVRGLRYVYPDGHQALNGVSFVLRAGEKLALVGPNGSGKSTLMLHLSGCLAAQSGEVLLRGEPVGKDLKRLRRTVGLIFQDPDDQLFMPQVLEDVAFGLVAHGMEVVEAQGRAAAILEALDVAHLSGRPPHRLSGGEKRMVALAGILVMQPDIVVLDEPSAALDPSARRRVIEALSGLDKPMILATHDLDMALDVCDRAIVMYEGQVSADGELREVLRDEALLRRNGLELPLRYAALSEVP; translated from the coding sequence ATGCGTCCATTGAACGACGAGACAAAAGGGCCGGATTTTCCCGGCGGGTGTCCTTTGGAGGTGCGCGGGCTTCGTTACGTCTATCCCGATGGGCACCAGGCCCTGAACGGGGTATCCTTCGTGTTGCGGGCGGGGGAGAAACTCGCTCTGGTGGGGCCCAACGGCTCGGGAAAATCCACGCTCATGCTCCACCTGTCCGGGTGTCTCGCCGCTCAATCGGGAGAGGTGCTTTTGCGGGGCGAGCCGGTCGGAAAGGACCTGAAACGCCTGCGGCGCACGGTTGGGCTGATCTTCCAGGATCCGGACGATCAGCTTTTCATGCCGCAGGTCCTGGAGGATGTGGCCTTCGGGCTGGTGGCGCACGGGATGGAGGTCGTGGAGGCCCAGGGTAGGGCCGCGGCGATCCTCGAGGCTCTGGACGTCGCGCATCTGTCCGGACGTCCCCCTCACAGGCTGTCGGGCGGGGAGAAGCGCATGGTCGCCCTGGCCGGGATTCTGGTCATGCAGCCGGATATCGTGGTCTTGGACGAGCCCTCGGCCGCGCTGGATCCCAGCGCACGGCGCCGGGTGATCGAGGCGCTCTCCGGGCTGGACAAGCCGATGATCCTGGCGACGCACGACCTGGATATGGCCCTCGACGTCTGTGACCGGGCGATCGTGATGTATGAGGGGCAGGTGTCGGCCGATGGGGAGCTTCGGGAGGTGCTGCGCGACGAGGCCCTGCTTCGGCGCAACGGCCTGGAGCTGCCGCTGCGCTATGCCGCCCTGTCCGAGGTCCCTTAA